The Phytohabitans rumicis genome has a segment encoding these proteins:
- a CDS encoding flavin reductase family protein, with protein MTATKKMIGTSDGTFDSSLLRRALGLFPSGVTAFCSLVDGEPMGMAASSFTSVSLDPPLVSVCVAHTSTTWERLAEQARFGLSVLASEHSSVARMLSTRSQNRFAGIHWVASEGGAVFIENAPLWLECVPYREIEAGDHVIVVLQVAALSMNPETDPIVFHRSNFRAFVPAADLSR; from the coding sequence ATGACCGCGACTAAGAAGATGATCGGTACGTCCGACGGCACATTCGACAGCTCGCTGCTACGGCGGGCGTTGGGCCTGTTCCCCAGCGGTGTGACCGCCTTCTGCTCGCTGGTCGACGGCGAGCCGATGGGGATGGCGGCCAGCTCCTTCACCTCAGTCTCGCTCGACCCTCCCCTGGTGTCCGTGTGCGTCGCCCACACGTCGACGACCTGGGAGCGCCTCGCCGAACAGGCCAGGTTCGGGCTAAGCGTCCTTGCCAGCGAGCACTCAAGTGTGGCCCGCATGCTTTCCACCCGCTCACAGAACAGATTCGCGGGCATCCACTGGGTGGCCAGCGAGGGTGGCGCGGTCTTCATCGAGAACGCACCACTGTGGCTCGAATGCGTCCCATACCGCGAGATCGAGGCCGGTGACCACGTGATCGTGGTGCTGCAGGTAGCTGCGCTCTCGATGAACCCCGAGACCGATCCGATCGTCTTCCACCGAAGCAATTTCCGCGCGTTCGTCCCAGCTGCCGATCTGAGCCGGTGA
- a CDS encoding amidase family protein produces MECLGPDARARFAQASTITPDAAEAARRVIGDARARIRSWLGERILMLPTVPAAAPPIGASTDQLRVRTMSLTIIAGIGGLPAVNVPVTLSSGLPVGICLVGPAGSDLALLDVAGEVST; encoded by the coding sequence ATGGAGTGCCTCGGACCGGATGCCCGTGCCAGGTTCGCCCAAGCGTCGACGATCACGCCCGACGCCGCGGAGGCGGCGCGGCGCGTCATCGGTGACGCGCGCGCCCGGATCCGTTCATGGCTGGGCGAACGGATCCTGATGTTGCCGACCGTGCCTGCGGCGGCGCCACCCATCGGCGCATCGACGGACCAGCTACGGGTCCGGACGATGTCCCTGACGATCATCGCGGGAATCGGAGGGCTGCCCGCGGTGAACGTCCCGGTGACGTTATCGTCCGGGTTACCTGTCGGCATTTGCCTGGTCGGACCGGCAGGGAGCGACCTCGCATTGCTCGACGTCGCCGGAGAGGTGAGCACATGA
- a CDS encoding AMP-binding enzyme has translation MTRAASVGRREARGVGPARGALTVDEIAEAAAIPVIDELRGRAVEMYVALKPGHPPSKLIEDRVVRTIEQQIGKIARPANVWIVADMPKTRSGKIMRRVIAAVSNFTDVGDTTMLANPEIVEDIRHHVQSEKLARGQLPRELTPQEAEQIKAFGHAD, from the coding sequence ATGACCAGGGCCGCCTCCGTTGGGCGGCGAGAGGCCCGTGGAGTCGGGCCCGCTCGGGGTGCCCTCACCGTCGATGAGATCGCCGAAGCCGCCGCCATCCCCGTGATCGACGAACTCCGCGGCCGGGCCGTGGAAATGTACGTCGCGCTCAAACCCGGCCACCCACCCAGCAAACTCATCGAGGACAGGGTCGTACGCACGATCGAGCAACAGATCGGGAAGATCGCCCGGCCAGCCAACGTGTGGATCGTCGCCGACATGCCCAAAACCCGATCCGGAAAGATCATGCGCCGGGTCATCGCCGCCGTCTCCAACTTCACCGACGTGGGAGACACCACCATGCTGGCCAACCCGGAGATCGTCGAAGACATCCGCCACCACGTCCAAAGCGAGAAGCTCGCCCGTGGCCAGCTACCCCGCGAGCTGACACCGCAGGAGGCCGAACAGATCAAGGCATTCGGCCACGCCGACTAG
- a CDS encoding ArsR/SmtB family transcription factor, producing MSTPLYQAKAEFFKTLGHPARIRVLELLSEREHAVSELLPEVGIESAHLSQQLSVLRRANLVVTRRDGSAVYYSLVSPQVAELLAVARRILTEVLTSQAELLGDLRAATDRAGPP from the coding sequence GTGAGCACGCCGCTGTATCAGGCCAAGGCAGAGTTTTTCAAGACGTTGGGGCACCCGGCGCGGATCCGGGTTTTGGAGTTGTTGTCGGAGCGGGAGCACGCGGTTTCGGAGCTGCTGCCCGAGGTGGGGATCGAGTCGGCGCATCTGTCGCAGCAGCTGTCGGTGCTGCGTCGGGCGAATCTGGTGGTGACCCGCCGGGACGGTTCGGCGGTGTACTACTCGCTGGTCAGCCCGCAGGTGGCTGAGCTGCTCGCGGTCGCGCGGCGGATCCTGACCGAGGTGTTGACCAGCCAGGCCGAATTGTTGGGTGACCTGCGCGCGGCGACGGATCGGGCCGGGCCGCCGTGA
- a CDS encoding NADH-quinone oxidoreductase subunit B family protein translates to MGLIGKIRGVGRVAEPAPAAPERLPAGAGLGGSVQVRHVDAGSCNGCEIEIGQAFGPVYDGERHGVRLVASPRHADVLTVTGPVTVNMAGPLRKTFEAMPQPRLVVAVGDCARDCGMFAGGHGVHGPVGDVVPVDVQVPGCPPEPAAIVAALRGVSGR, encoded by the coding sequence TTGGGGCTGATCGGCAAGATCCGCGGTGTGGGGCGGGTTGCTGAGCCGGCACCGGCGGCGCCTGAGCGGTTGCCGGCGGGGGCCGGTTTGGGTGGGTCGGTGCAGGTGCGGCATGTGGATGCCGGGTCGTGCAACGGGTGTGAGATCGAGATCGGGCAGGCGTTTGGCCCGGTGTATGACGGCGAGCGGCACGGGGTGCGGTTGGTGGCCTCGCCGCGGCACGCGGATGTGTTGACGGTGACCGGCCCGGTGACGGTGAACATGGCCGGGCCGTTGCGTAAGACGTTTGAGGCGATGCCGCAGCCGCGGCTGGTCGTCGCGGTGGGTGACTGCGCCCGGGATTGTGGGATGTTCGCCGGCGGGCACGGGGTGCACGGCCCGGTCGGTGATGTGGTGCCGGTGGATGTGCAGGTGCCGGGGTGTCCGCCGGAGCCGGCGGCGATCGTGGCCGCCCTGCGCGGCGTGTCGGGCCGGTGA
- a CDS encoding proton-conducting transporter transmembrane domain-containing protein, with the protein MWLAAASGGESFAVIRAAAPGLSPAVSGGVFLLCLIGFASKAGAVPLHPWLPRAHAEAPSHVSALMSAAMVKLGVYGIVRVGFDLFGGGSRWWWLLLAAIGAVSALYGILQAVVATDLKRLLAFSTSENIGLILLGLAAAGLWADAGQPGVAGVALAAALLHAVNHAGFKTLLFCGAGSVLHATGTRDLDALGGLSRRMPATTVLFTVGALGAAALPPGNGFISEWLLLQALLHQAPAAGTVLTIAAPAAVAVVALTAGVGVAAYVKALGTGFLARPRSTAAARAVESPPSMLAGMGLAAAACAGLAVAPTVAAPALDRIAAELNTGAAPLSGSGMDVRLAGITSTIAPLWIAVGVVGLAVGFAAAGRAFGRARRRAVAWDCGDGPLTPRMEYTATSFAEPLQRVFDDVLAPEQDVDVTHPAESAYLVRAVQYRRRLPDRIEARLYRPLITAVDTVGRAARALASGSVHRYLAYMLTALVAVLVAGVIR; encoded by the coding sequence GTGTGGCTGGCCGCGGCCTCTGGCGGGGAGTCGTTCGCGGTGATCCGCGCCGCCGCGCCGGGCCTGTCGCCGGCGGTGTCCGGCGGGGTGTTCTTGCTGTGCCTGATCGGGTTCGCGTCGAAGGCGGGGGCGGTGCCGCTGCATCCGTGGCTGCCGCGCGCGCACGCCGAGGCCCCGTCGCATGTGTCGGCGTTGATGAGCGCGGCGATGGTCAAGCTCGGCGTGTACGGCATCGTGCGGGTCGGCTTCGACCTGTTCGGCGGCGGATCGCGGTGGTGGTGGCTGCTGCTCGCCGCTATCGGCGCGGTGTCGGCGTTGTACGGGATTTTGCAGGCCGTGGTGGCCACCGATTTGAAGCGGCTGTTGGCGTTTTCCACCAGCGAGAACATCGGGCTGATCCTGCTCGGCCTGGCCGCGGCCGGGTTGTGGGCCGACGCCGGGCAACCCGGGGTGGCCGGGGTCGCGCTGGCGGCGGCATTGCTGCACGCCGTCAACCACGCCGGGTTCAAGACGCTGTTGTTCTGCGGGGCCGGGTCGGTGCTGCACGCCACGGGTACCCGCGATTTGGACGCGTTGGGTGGGCTGTCGCGGCGGATGCCGGCCACCACCGTCCTGTTCACGGTCGGCGCGTTGGGTGCGGCGGCGCTGCCGCCCGGCAACGGGTTCATCTCCGAGTGGCTGCTGTTGCAGGCGCTGCTGCACCAGGCACCGGCCGCCGGCACGGTCCTGACGATCGCCGCACCGGCCGCGGTCGCGGTCGTCGCGTTGACCGCCGGCGTCGGTGTGGCCGCCTACGTCAAGGCCCTCGGCACCGGGTTTCTGGCCCGGCCGCGCAGCACCGCCGCCGCCCGGGCGGTCGAGTCCCCGCCCAGCATGCTGGCCGGGATGGGCCTGGCCGCGGCGGCCTGCGCCGGGCTGGCTGTCGCCCCGACCGTGGCGGCCCCGGCCCTGGACCGGATCGCGGCCGAACTGAACACGGGGGCGGCGCCGCTTTCCGGCAGCGGTATGGACGTGCGGCTGGCCGGCATCACCTCCACGATCGCTCCACTGTGGATCGCGGTCGGAGTGGTCGGGCTCGCCGTCGGGTTCGCCGCCGCCGGCCGCGCCTTCGGCCGGGCCAGGCGGCGGGCGGTGGCGTGGGACTGCGGCGACGGACCACTGACGCCGCGGATGGAGTACACCGCGACGTCGTTCGCCGAGCCGTTGCAGCGGGTCTTCGACGACGTCCTGGCACCGGAGCAGGACGTCGACGTCACCCACCCGGCCGAGTCCGCCTACCTGGTGCGGGCCGTGCAGTACCGGCGGCGGCTGCCGGACCGTATCGAGGCCCGCCTCTACCGGCCACTCATCACGGCCGTCGACACGGTGGGCCGGGCCGCCCGCGCCCTCGCGTCCGGCAGCGTGCACCGCTACCTGGCCTACATGCTCACCGCGCTGGTCGCGGTCCTGGTCGCCGGAGTGATCCGGTGA
- a CDS encoding respiratory chain complex I subunit 1 family protein encodes MSAWAMAATQAVLVAAVAPLLIGFMRAVRARLEGRAGGRLVQPWRDLRKLLRKEPITPADAGVFFTAAPVVLMATSVLVAAAAPYLSTRGPLPGVADLIVVVGLLLLGTVALALAGLDTGTAFGGMGASREMTIAALVEPTLLLSVFALSTRVGSTDLGAIVAAGATDPASVFTPASALAAAALAIATLAEAGRLPVDNPATHLELTMVHEAMVLEYSGRDLALVEWAAAMRLSILLGLLANLFIPWGVATTLRPLAIALAAVVFVAKLAVLGGLLAAGEVFAAKLRLFRIPELLAGSFVLGLLAVITSAVLA; translated from the coding sequence GTGAGCGCCTGGGCCATGGCCGCGACACAGGCGGTCCTCGTCGCGGCGGTCGCCCCGCTGCTGATCGGGTTCATGCGCGCGGTGCGGGCGCGGCTGGAGGGCCGCGCCGGCGGCCGACTGGTCCAGCCGTGGCGGGATCTGCGCAAACTGCTGCGCAAGGAGCCGATCACCCCGGCCGACGCGGGGGTGTTCTTCACCGCCGCACCGGTGGTGCTGATGGCCACCAGCGTGCTGGTCGCCGCCGCGGCCCCGTACCTGTCCACCCGCGGCCCGCTGCCCGGGGTCGCCGACCTGATCGTCGTGGTCGGGCTGCTGCTGCTCGGCACTGTCGCCCTCGCCCTCGCCGGGTTGGACACCGGGACCGCGTTCGGTGGCATGGGCGCCAGCCGCGAGATGACCATCGCCGCCCTCGTCGAGCCCACGCTGCTGCTGTCGGTGTTCGCGCTGTCCACCCGGGTCGGGTCGACCGACCTCGGCGCCATCGTCGCCGCCGGCGCCACCGACCCCGCCTCGGTGTTCACCCCCGCCAGCGCCCTCGCCGCCGCCGCCCTCGCGATCGCCACCCTCGCCGAGGCGGGCCGGCTACCGGTGGACAACCCGGCCACCCACCTGGAGCTGACCATGGTCCACGAAGCCATGGTCCTGGAATACTCCGGCCGCGACCTGGCCCTGGTCGAGTGGGCCGCGGCGATGCGGCTGAGCATCCTGCTCGGCCTGCTGGCCAACCTGTTCATCCCCTGGGGCGTCGCCACCACCCTGCGCCCCCTCGCCATCGCCCTGGCCGCCGTGGTGTTCGTCGCCAAACTCGCCGTCCTGGGCGGGCTCCTCGCCGCCGGTGAGGTGTTCGCCGCGAAACTGCGCCTGTTCCGCATCCCGGAACTGCTCGCCGGCTCGTTCGTCCTCGGCCTGCTCGCGGTCATCACCTCCGCCGTCCTGGCCTGA